The sequence GTCTTTTGATGTTCTGCACGTCTTCATAAATGCAAGTCGTATATGTAGTTTGATATGGACATCTTTTGATAAAGAAGTTTCGACGACTTTATCTTCATATTTAAGCAGTCGGATAATTGGACTATGTAAAGCAGTTGGACTGAGAAGTCGGCACTTGACCATTTTGAATGAGTAGACGGCATTTAAGCAGCCTTGATAAGACTTGTAATATATAATGGAACTGGTTGTATGATTAGGTTTTTCAGCTGAATCAGAGCAGGTGAATATACTTCGACCGAACTGTATCTTCTATTTATTGACTGGTATGCGTCTTTTTATCCCGTGTTATAACCAGTTGATTAATGTTCTAAAACATTTTTTCAAACACCAAAACCTATTCTAAGAGAGCCCAACTCATATGAGTTGTTTTACAAGACGCACACCAACAAAGCGAAACAGTTTGTTGATGAGAGATCTAGATATTTCAGCGTAAGTACATCTTATTTCACATACGCTtgtttttacattttttttttcttatttgattTGAAATCTAATCAAGTTATTGATGCGCTACATAATGTAGGAGGCATTCGAACCTCAGCTTTGATTGTTGTCATCTGCGTCAGGTGCTAGCAGCTCTCAGGCCACCCCTTACACGCCTAGAGCTGAACTAGCTATATCGCCACTGATGGCGATAGtcccaaaacttaggcacaactccgctactaTCCCCGGAGCACTACGAAACTTCCAGACTTTCAGTAGAAAGCTTAGAAAGTCTTAAAACTGACTAGAAGAAGCTaggaaagagagagagagagagagagagagagagagagagagagagagagagagagagagagagagagagagaggagggaAATGAGCGAATAGAAATGAGACTCGGCACCCCTATATATAGACAGATCTGAGATTCCGATCGTCCCCAACCAACCTCGTGTCCTCCTTCCAGAAGCTATCTACCGACAGTTTGAGCGAAACTTCCGATCACGTTCGAAGCTTGTTTAAACTGTCGCTAATCACCGAAATGTTTTTGCAGTGTCTTGATATATAATAATGGTCAGATTAGCTTGTTTTAAATTCAATATtccaaatattttgaaaataaaatctccTACTAAGTTAcacaacaataataattttatatatgtGGAAGAATTTTGAAATCATTTTCAtggataattttaaattaattatttaatattatatatatataaatatatatatatatataaaaaagggGCACGCAGATCTCGCATGCGAAAGACATGGAACAACTTTGGGAGGGAGATTCGCCGCGATTCGAGCTCTCCGACGTATTGCCGGATACTCCATACGGTGCTGACTACGGCCGCCTCCGCAATAGCCTCACTTACTATGTCCGcgctaattccaagccaaaaaTGCGTTCCTCTCTTACACTCGCCGTCAAGGTCGGGTACGtacatttttctgaaattttgaaCCAGCTTGATTGCTGGCTGGAGTTTTGGGCAAGTGTGCCATTGAATTTTTTTCCCCATTTGGTGCTAAGCTTTTGTTTCATTGCAGGTCAGTTTTGGAAGAGGAGGACGAACGAGGAGTCGCTCATATGGTTGAGCATTTAGCTTTTCGTGCCACTGCTAATTACCCCGATCTTGGCATTGTTAAATTTCTAAAGAGTATCGGGGCTCCATTTGGTGCCTGTCAAAACGCCGAAACTTCTTTTGATGATACAGTATACAACCTTTGTATTCCCATCGACGATCCTGGACATCTATCCCAGGCTATTTCAATCTTAGGAGAGTTCAGTTCTGAGGTACCGGTTCCTTTCGTTGATATTTTATAGCATTTCGTGTATAGCTTTACTTAGCACCCTTACATCTTGGATGTGCAGGTTCTTGTCTCAGCCAATGATTTGGATAAAGAAAGGGGAGTTATCATGGAAGAGTATAGGAGTCGCAGAAATGCTGATGGAAGGATGCAACATGCTGACTGGGTTCTCGTGATGGAGGGTTCGAAAGTAAAGTCCTCTAACTTTTGGATGTTCATCCCATTCCTATCCCCTTTATTTTGCTTGACCGTGCTTATAATTTAACGTGGTTTTGTGTCATTAATGTCTGAATCAATATTCTTTTGTTGTTGCATCATCTCATTGTCTGGTAGCAGTACGCTGAACGATTACCTATTGGACCTGATTATATGATCCGTACAGTTTCCCATGAGATCGTGAATAGATTCTATAAGAAGTGGTACCATGTGCAAAATATGGCTGTGATTGTTGTTGGAGATTTTCCTGATACTCAGGTTTAATTTGCTTAAATTTATTTGTTCCTTTCTTAGAGATCTCCTTCAGAATCGCTCATAACCAGCTGTTTCTGCTGCTTTCTCCATCTTAGATGGTCGTGGACTTGATAAACACTCACTTTGGAGACAAAATTGCTATAGTCGATCCTCCAGTTATGCCACATTTTCCAGTCCCTTCACATGATGTGCCGCGTTTTTCGACCGTCGTGGAATCCGAAGTACCCCAGGTCAGAACACGGATTTTTTACCTACTTGTGCAGTTTTCTGTTTCAGCACACGTTGGGTGAAAACGTGGATATGTTTACCTTATATTGCCTTCGTAATTGATCTCGTGACAGTCTACAGCGCTGATTAGTTACAAGGTTCACGTAGATGAGTTGAAAACTGTGAAGGATTACAGGAATTTTCTATCCGAATCTCTGTTTTTTCTTGCCCTGAATGAAAGATTCATGAGAATAGCTTATGAGAACAACCCACCATATTTTTCATGCACGGCTGCTACAGATGATCTTGCTTACCAAACGAAGGCCTACTGAATGACTTCACATTGCAAATGAAATGGGAGTGCGGAAGCATTGGAATCCATGCTAACTGAGGTGAGTCTCTGGTCCCATCTGAATTATCACATTAGTTGGTTCAGTTCACTTATGCATCATATTTAGGTCGCAAGGGTTCGGATACATGGATTTTTTGAACGTGAAATATCTGTTGCTCGAGGTAGTATAATGTCATTAATTGAATCTGCCTGGATACGAAAAGATCAAATGGAATCCACCGTTTTACTAGAAAAATATGAGCAGGCAAGATATTGTCACCTTTAACTGCCTAGTCTTTGTGGTTTTTTACTCTTTTGAAAAATTTCAACACAATACATTGTTCCATCACCCTCCCTATCTTGTTGCACAGCATTTTCTGCGCAAAGAACCCGTTCTTGGGATCGAATACGAAGTACAACTTTACAAAGTGCTTCTATCCGATGAGCATCTATTAATCACTTCTCTCTTCCGCATAACTAGcaatatttaattgttcaacTCTGTCTATGGTAGATATTTCGGCATCAGAGGTGTCCAAACATGCGGAACATTTGCGGACTTCTTGTAGTTGTGCTATACAAACAGTTGAACCTCAATCATTTGCTACTGTGGATGATTTGAAAACTGTTGTTCTTCGGGTCAACTCTTCTGAGCAAGAGAGAAGCATTTCTCCGTGGGATGATAAGCACTTTCCAGAGGAACTTGTTAGTGCAAAACCAACTCCAGGGTAAGCACGCGTCTCCTTTATGCTGGCCATCCAAAAACACTAgacattttatttgttattgcTAGTATTTTCGAGAAAAATTTGGTAACTGAACTTTCTTTCATCCCTTGAATCAACGTCTTAGTCTTACAAATATTCTAGGCACCAAGGAATAAACTTTACATCTGCGAAGTGATGCCGAGAACGAagtcttataatttttttggcAAAAAGAGAACACGTGTATGATGTATCAGTTTTAGAACTCCCAATGGCCTGAATATAACCAACAAGTAACCCAAAGTATGTGTATGTTTAGGGCAAACTCTAGACTGTTGTGGCCTTATCTTTAGGAGAACACAAATTggaaattgtagtgaccctgcatggaatcacctactaactgaaaactaatagcatgcaataacttaataaagcaaaatgcttaacagagtaaaaacgtgcggaaacatatccataatttacatatcagcttagtaaaataagtctaggcttaatactgtagtgatacaaccatatcaaaaatcttaaaagtaaacattatacagctaaacaaatcttgCTGTATAAAATCTCATCAAGGCTCCAGCTCCCTAGTtctgccttgaaccaccagctccgtccatcctgcgacctgccccgtgaaatagggtgtccaaaataacaactaggacgtgagcgctaacgcccagtacatagacatgagtaaacatatgtatataatgcatgcaacatgatgacagacgaagggtcatctgaaaagtcatgctcagtaccggcgccacatgagtgctgctaccgcatggatcaacctctgggtgcaaccacactcgtctagtacaccagagtagacagacataaatgcccccgccgtcgcggtactctcagtgatagactatcgagtatagagctgagcggctctataatcaggtataacaaggtataggctcaatgtgtatgtgcacatgatatatgagtatagaaagcggtaaaacatacatcatgtaacataataatgccaaataaatgcaacatataaacatgtatactcgctggcaatctcagtcaatgtgtatgtacctaacaccgaagtctgaattaagctggaaaaagacaacccctagctgtcctaggtcaactcccgacccgacctggtcttaAGCCCAACCCGACCTGGTTTCTTGGTCCGACCCCAAACTATtccttcccgagctcccgagctactctttcccgaactcccgagctactccttcccgagctactctttttcGGGCAGagatatgaagtgagatggaagtgtGTGAAAATACCTGAACCAtcagcccctatttatagacaaaataAACTAGGGTGTTCGGTATTCTCGAGTCGATGTCGAGACGTCCGAACTCATGTATGCACGCCACGTATCAAAggcttgagctgagtcactatcatttttgacagctcatgcttaggcgccaGCAGTCACAcatgcaagcgtccacacacctgcctgcctGTCCTTGAGGGTTCAGGCTTGTTTTTGTTGACAAGTGTTCATTCCCGACCTGAACACAATGTgctcttcccatgaccgaacactaccttggCCTTGTACAACACTTTATTGAACTCCTAGACCCGACCCGAGCTACAAATTCTCTTGGCCGAGATCTTAAGTCCAAACCCTCCATTTTCTTGAGCACCCAAGTCCCGACCCGAGCCATGTCCTTCCTTGGCTGAACCCCTCATGGCCGAACCCTCCTTTGGTTCCCATCATGACCGACCTGAGCCCCCAAAGGAAGACCCGAGCTCAATCCAAGCTCCATGCCCGAGCtctagctcaatgcccgagccCTAGTCAAAGTCACACACACGGCCAAGCTCTTGATGCCAACCATGTCTGACCCGAGCCACTCATGACTGACCCGAGCccatggtcaaatccatcaaccctagctcattctcataccatgtgtttttgatcttgacttgtgctctggtttgtttaattaataacccttaatcatgtttaacatattattatcataaaatggaatctgggttactacattctccccacctttagatatttcgtccgcgaaataaaatctaaagacaaattaagataacaacatgaaacatcaaaccatgttttattacaacaactgtaattatatctttacatggtaatcaaaagtacaaagcaaacaacacaggatattctgctcgcatacgactctctgtttcccaagttgcttcttcaacgcctcgacgctgccactgtaccatcacaagtggtatagtcttgttccgaagaactttctccttcctgtctaggatacggattggtcgttcaacaaaagacagatctggctctagctgaatatcagtagactgaatcacatgagattaatcagctatatactgtcgaagcaacgacacatgaaaaaaattatgtatactggaaagagatggcggtaaagccaaacgataagcaacatctccgatcttctccagtatctcgAAAGGCCCAAtataacgaggagacaacttgcctttcacaccaaatctcatcacctttctgaaaggtgatactcgtaaaaacacatattcaccaggctcgaactgaagtggcctgcggcgaatattagcataactggcttgtctatcttgagcaactttgatcctatgcttgatcaaatccaccttgtctacaatctgctgcaccaattcaggaccctcgacttgtcgttccccaacttcatcccaaaataacggagtacgaaatcgtcgaccgtacaatgcctcgaaaggtgccatatcaatactacgatgataactgttattgtaggcaaattcgatcaaaggtaattgatcttgccaagataagccaaagtccaagacagaagaacgtagcatatcctccaatgtacgaatcgtccgctctgactgcccgtcagtctccggatgatatgcagtgcacaaactcagagtggtacccatcgcctgctgaaaactaccccagaaacgtgaggtaaatcgcgggtctctatcactgactatgctcactggaatcccatgcaatcgcactatctcctggacatataagcgtgtcatgcgatcataagaatactcccggttgtaaggaataaagtgtgctgatttcgtcaaacggtcaacaacgacccagatagcatcacactgacgcgtagtcataggcaagtgggtaacaaaatccatagtcacgtgttcccacttccattcgggaatctcaagattctgcagtaatccacctggtcgtcgatgttcagccttgacctgttgacaaaccaaacatctcgaaacaaattgatatacacttcgcttcatccctttccaccagaatctagttcgcaagtcattatacattttcatacttccaggatgaactgataatcgactcctgtgagcttgagaaagaatatcattcctgagctccgcaatattaggtacaaccactcgattagataagcacaataaaccatctgcctgaaaatggaatccagctgtattaaccccattggctagacgtgccaaacgctgagtcttaacatcagatatctgagcatctctgatccgagaatataatgctggctcagatagaatagtatacaatcgaatcccatttctccctttcctgtgcttgagcgtaaaactcaatgaacaacactcttgaatcatatgagatatttcattagtctgaagtgcagaaagtctcacctgccgactcaaagcatcagcagtaagattagcagaacctggatgatatttgatttcacaatcataatccttcagaagatccatccagcgtctctgtctcatattcaactctgcctgagtgaataaatacttcaaactcttgtgatccgtaaatatctcaaatttctcgccataaagataatgcctccagatcttgagcgcaaatacaatggcggctaactcgagatcatgcactggataattattctcatgcgtcttcaattgtcgagaagcataggcaataacatgtccatgctgtgtcagaacacatcctaacccctgaccagaggcatcagtataaacaacataacctcctgatccagaaggtagagctagcacaggtgcagtagtaagacgtctacgcagctcgtgaaatgactcctcacaatccgaggaccatataaaggtaacatctttccgagtaagctgagtcaaagtcctggccaactgtgaaaaattctcgatgaaccgacggtaatatccagctagacccaagaaactacgaatctcagcaaccgtcgtcggtcgagaccagttcagcactgcctctatcttactgggatcaacagatattccttcacaagaaatcacatgaccgagaaacactacccgatcaagccagaattcacacttgctcaattttgcatacagcTGCTTTTCTCGTAACGtttgcaaaacaatcctcaaatgctgtgcatgctcatccttgtcatgagaatagacaagaatatcatcaatgaagacgatgacaaatctatccagatattctcgaaatacttgattcatcagattcataaagactgccggtgcattcgtcaaaccgaatggcattaccagaaattcataatgcccgtatctggtcctaaatgcagttgtagaaatatctgagtctcgtaccctcatctggtgatatcccgatcttagatctatcttagaatagacagaagtaccctgtagttgatcgaacagatcatcaatccgcggcaaaggatacttattcttgatggtgacacgattcaactgcctgtaatcaatacataatcgcatcgatccatccttcttcttgacaaacaaaacaggtgctccccacggagaaacactcggacgaatatatcccttatcaagcagatcctgcaattgctgtttcaattccttcatctctgacggtgccagacgataaggtgttcgggatataggcgtagttcctggtactagatcgataccaaattcaacctctcgaaccggaggaaaaccaggaatctcatcagggaatacatcaggaaactcactgactatcggtagctgatcaatacccggactactcatggacatatcaactgcatagatgaggtagccctccccacctgactccaagacatgacatgccttcagagccgaaacaagtggcatcggaggtcgcgcaccctcaccataaaaataccagctatcaccctcatctggATGAAACTgaaccagacgctgataacaatccacagtagcgtgatacaaagtcagcatatctattcccaaaatacaatcaaagtccgccatcgctaatatcatcaaattagccgataacatgttaccctcaaactctagaaggcaacccatcactagacgcttagtcactacctcctgctctaacggagtagatacaactaaatccatatctaatgatacataaggtaatctatgtttCTTGATAAAacggctagaaataaaggaatgcgatgctccagtatcaattaaaacaagtgcaggaataccacacaacaaaaaggtacctgccaacatgcgatcgcttccctcagtagcctggtcctgagacagagcaaacacctgcccttgagtctgtggatggtaaccagaagaaatttgtggtgctggctgctgacgtggaaaggtagaagcctgagatcccgatccactagcagaacccatgcgctgaggacaatctctccgcagatgtccctgctgaccacaaatataacaagcaccagtagctctccgacatgaagctgcaggatgcttccctccacagtggctacaaaattactccttcttcttcttcttcttcccgaaacggaatgtacctcgtgaaccacgagaaccagacgaagtagtaggagtagaagaagacgtaggtccagatggcacaacagattgagctctaggctcaaaagatccactaggctgtgctgacatcatcaactgtccccgcctattgctggtctccacaagacggcaacggttcaccaaagtctcataagataccagATCATCACAAatgacaacttgtgagtagatatcttggttcaagccttgcagaaagagatcatacttcgatgcatcactttcattgatatgaggactgaaaggtagcagatcaagaaatcgttgctgatattgatcaatagtcattgatccttgcctcagagtaagcaactccatagatcgtgcttggcgaacagccggaggaaaatacagtttctggaactgctgacagaaatccccccaagtcacatgtcctctctcagtacgtgcctgagcagccttggcatcccaccaaaaacgtgctcgatcctctagaacgaattccagaacttccagtttctgctcctcagtgcactcgaaagctcgaaacgtactctcgagtttagacatccaactccgtGCCtgctcaggattctcgcctcccactaagggtttcggtcctacctgcatgaacttattaatagtatagcgacgtctaccctcatgagaacGATGCTGatcatgacgatgatgatgaccacttccctggccaacactaccgtgactctcgtcagccatatcctgaaaagaattgcacattaaaaatcccaaatgcgcaaaaaTTATTCAagactaattctaaatcccaagtactaatcccaaaatctaagcatgctctgataccaaaaatgtagtgaccctgcatggaatcacctactaactgaaaactaatagcatgcaataacttaataaagcaaaatgcttaacagagtaaaaacgtgcggaaacatatccataatttacatatcagcttagtaaaataagtctaggcttaatactgtagtgatacaaccatatcgaaaatcttaaaagtaaacattatacagctaaacaaatcttgCTCTATAAAATCTCATCAAGGCTCCAGCTCCCTAGTtctgccttgaaccaccagctccgtccatcctgcgacctgccccgtgaaatagggtgtccaaaataacaactaggacgtgagcgctaacgcccagtacatagacatgagtaaacatatgtatataatgcatgcaacatgatgacagacgaagggtcatctgaaaagtcatgctcagtaccggcgccacatgagtgctgctaccgcacggatcaacctctgggtgcaaccacactcgtctagtacaccagagtagacagacataaatgcccccgccgtcgcggtactctcagtgacagactatcgagtatagagctgagcggctctataatcaggtataacaaggtataggctcaatgtgtatgtgcacatgatatatgagtatagaaagcggtaaaacatacatcatgtcacataataatgccaaataaatgcaacatataaacatgtatactcgctggcaatctcagtcaatgtgtatgtacctaacaccgaagtctgaattaagctggaaaaagacaacccctagctgtcctaggtcaactcccgacccgacctggtcttaagcccgacccgacctggtttCTTGGTCCGACCCCGAACTATtccttcccgagctcccgagctactctttcccgaactcccgagctactccttcccgagctactcttttccgggcagagatatgaagtgagatggaagtgtGTGAAAATACCTGAACCAtcagcccctatttatagacaaaataAACTAGGGTGTTCGGTATTCTCGAGTCGATGTCGAGACGTCCGAACTCATGTATGCACGCCACGTATCAAAGGCTTGAGCTGAATCActatcatttttgacagctcatgcttaggcgccaGCAGTCACAcatgcaagcgtccacacacctgcctgcctGTCCTTGAGGGTTCAGGCTTGTTTTTGTTGACAAGTGTTCATTCCCGACCTGAACACAATGTGCTCTTCGATTGTACAACACTTTATTGAACACCTAGACCCGACCCGAGCTACAAATTCTCTTGGCCGAGATCTTAAGTCCAAACCCTCCATTTTCTTGAGCACCCAAGTCCCGACCCGAGCCATGTCCTTCCTTGGCTGAACCCCTCATGGCCGAACCCTTCTTTGGTTCCCATCATGACCGACCTGAGCCCCCAAAGGAAGACCCGAGCTCAATCCAAGCTCCATGCCCGAGCtctagctcaatgcccgagccCTAGTCAAAGTCACACACACGGCCAAGCTCTTGATGCCAACCATGTCTGACCCGAGccactcatgaccgacccgagcccatggtcaaatccatcaaccctagctcattctcataccatgtgtttttgatcttgacttgtgctctggtttgtttaattaataacccttaatcatgtttaacattttattatcataaaatggaatctgggttactacatcacGTTTGAAATTCAGAACTTGTTCCGGAGATCGAGGAATCCCACCCTGTGTAAAAGGACAAAAAGATATAAACAAAAGAAACAAGATGTCCCTATCAAACTGTCACCGAGAAAATGTTTCGAGGGGACACATCACTAACCAAATACTGCAATATATGCGGGAAAGCAATAGCAAGGTCAAAATTCCCCACTAGGACAACAGTAAAATTTGACGGATCCTTAAAACATGAGTTGAAATATTCACAGGCCTTCAGCGGATCGAATTTCTCACAGTCATCCACTTGGAGTGGCTGAAAAAATAAAAACGACTAATTTGTGATTTCTAGACCTATATTCAACAATTTAATCAGATTGCAACATCAGCCAACTTACTCTAGAAAAGTGGGAACTTCCACATTTCAGCTCCTCCACAAAGTTCGCAAATGAGCTAGAAGGATCTCTCTTTTCACCAAGTATATCTTCTTCCAGCATCAGCTTTGTCATTTGTACTGATTCTTCATCAGGTTGTACCTCTGTAAGGAAGAGCTGGTAGATCAACTGAGAGAGAAAAATTAGCGTTCAATTAGAGGAAaacaattaatataaatattgcacgcataaaaataaatacagcAGTCAAGTAAACCTACTACAAGAAACCGAGGAAATACACATGATTTAAAAAGTGCCAATTGATACAAATAGGAACACACAAAAAAAGGGGTGCTTAGAAACGCCGGTGAGTGTTATGTGTAACTTTACACCTGATAAAAGAGTAAAATTTAGTTTAATAATATCCTTTCtttctaacctggaattctcgCAAGCTTATTGCATGTGTTTAATACCTCgaacaaacacaaaaaaaaaaaagttcaaagGACGTTGGTAGCATATTTCTAACTCAGTCAAAGACCGTAAAATTCCCAAAAGTAATGAGATGTGTGTGCGCGTGTGCATGTGTATACACATGCAATAAGCTTGcgagaattccaggttagaaaGAAAGGATATTATTAAACTAAATTTTACTCTTTTATCAGGTGTAAAGTTACACATAACACTCACCGGCGTTTCTAAGCACCCCTTTTTTTGTGTGTTCCTATTTGTATCAATTGGCACTTTTTAAATCATGTGTATTTCCTCGGTTTCTTGTAGTAGGTTTACTTGACTgctgtatttatttttatgcgtgcaatatttatattaattgttTTCCTCTAATTGAACGCTAATTTTTCTCTCTCAGTTGATCTACCAGCTCTTCCTTACAGAGGTACAACCTGATGAAGAATCAGTACAAATGACAAAGCTGATGCTGGAAGAAGATATACTTGGTGAAAAGAGAGATCCTTCTAGCTCATTTGCGAACTTTGTGGAGGAGCTGAAATGTGGAAGTTCCCACTTTTCTAGAGTAAGTTGGCTGATGTTGCAATCTGATTAAATTGTTGAATAT comes from Henckelia pumila isolate YLH828 chromosome 4, ASM3356847v2, whole genome shotgun sequence and encodes:
- the LOC140862847 gene encoding LOW QUALITY PROTEIN: zinc protease PQQL-like (The sequence of the model RefSeq protein was modified relative to this genomic sequence to represent the inferred CDS: substituted 2 bases at 2 genomic stop codons), whose protein sequence is MEQLWEGDSPRFELSDVLPDTPYGADYGRLRNSLTYYVRANSKPKMRSSLTLAVKVGSVLEEEDERGVAHMVEHLAFRATANYPDLGIVKFLKSIGAPFGACQNAETSFDDTVYNLCIPIDDPGHLSQAISILGEFSSEVLVSANDLDKERGVIMEEYRSRRNADGRMQHADWVLVMEGSKYAERLPIGPDYMIRTVSHEIVNRFYKKWYHVQNMAVIVVGDFPDTQMVVDLINTHFGDKIAIVDPPVMPHFPVPSHDVPRFSTVVESEVPQSTALISYKVHVDELKTVKDYRNFLSESLFFLALNERFMRIAYENNPPYFSCTAATDDLAYQTKAYXMTSHCKXNGSAEALESMLTEVARVRIHGFFEREISVARGSIMSLIESAWIRKDQMESTVLLEKYEQHFLRKEPVLGIEYEVQLYKVLLSDISASEVSKHAEHLRTSCSCAIQTVEPQSFATVDDLKTVVLRVNSSEQERSISPWDDKHFPEELVSAKPTPG
- the LOC140862848 gene encoding zinc protease PQQL-like, whose amino-acid sequence is MTKLMLEEDILGEKRDPSSSFANFVEELKCGSSHFSRPLQVDDCEKFDPLKACEYFNSCFKDPSNFTVVLVGNFDLAIAFPHILQYLGGIPRSPEQVLNFKRDVVTQIPFYDNKMLNMIKGY